One region of Streptomyces leeuwenhoekii genomic DNA includes:
- a CDS encoding VOC family protein has translation MAENRASGDSASRAAGGGDTEGVPCWVEAQLPDVEAGKRFYGELFGWTFEDRPDRSDRPDRPERPDRPDRPDRHDRPARSDRPEHPDRPDHPPVPAAPARGRATGSPVWARLGGAPVAGLAQKPDGRLPTVWTVYFATPDARALAGRIERAGGQVVGSPLPVGVLGTAALAADPQGAVFGLWQPAGHPGFGRRHEPGTFTWAELYTTDTEAANAFYGGLFHDALFGPDAEPDFGRAPVSAVFPAEMPPHFLVHFRVMDCAAAVGAVTRLGGRVQAPPFTTSYGRVAVVGDDQGASFALLER, from the coding sequence ATGGCCGAAAACAGGGCATCTGGTGACAGCGCTTCCCGGGCCGCGGGGGGCGGTGACACGGAGGGCGTTCCGTGCTGGGTGGAGGCGCAGCTCCCCGACGTCGAGGCGGGCAAACGCTTCTACGGCGAGCTCTTCGGGTGGACCTTCGAGGACCGCCCGGACCGCTCCGACCGCCCGGACCGCCCCGAACGCCCGGACCGCCCGGACCGCCCGGACCGCCACGACCGCCCGGCCCGCTCCGACCGCCCGGAGCACCCCGACCGCCCGGACCATCCGCCCGTCCCGGCCGCGCCCGCCCGCGGCCGGGCGACCGGATCACCGGTGTGGGCCCGGCTGGGCGGCGCACCCGTGGCCGGCCTCGCGCAGAAGCCGGACGGCCGGCTGCCCACCGTATGGACGGTGTACTTCGCGACCCCCGACGCCCGGGCGCTGGCCGGGCGGATCGAGCGGGCCGGCGGGCAGGTCGTCGGCTCCCCCCTGCCGGTCGGCGTCCTGGGCACCGCCGCCCTGGCAGCCGATCCGCAGGGGGCCGTGTTCGGGCTGTGGCAGCCCGCCGGACACCCCGGTTTCGGGCGGCGGCACGAGCCGGGCACCTTCACCTGGGCCGAGCTGTACACGACGGACACCGAGGCGGCCAACGCCTTCTACGGGGGGCTGTTCCACGACGCCCTCTTCGGCCCGGACGCCGAGCCGGACTTCGGCCGCGCTCCGGTCTCCGCCGTCTTCCCCGCCGAGATGCCGCCCCACTTCCTCGTCCACTTCCGCGTGATGGACTGCGCGGCCGCCGTGGGCGCGGTCACCCGGCTCGGGGGCCGGGTGCAGGCGCCGCCGTTCACGACGTCGTACGGGCGGGTGGCGGTGGTCGGCGACGACCAGGGGGCCTCGTTCGCGCTGCTGGAGCGCTGA
- a CDS encoding PQQ-binding-like beta-propeller repeat protein, protein MVDQLTQHDPRRIGPFEVLGRLGAGGMGLVYLARSASGRRVAIKTVRTELAEDQLFRVRFTREVEAARAVSGFYTAAVVDADPRAAVPWLATAYVPAPSLEEIVNECGPLPAQAVRWLAAGVAEALQSIHGAGLVHRDLKPSNVLVVEDGPRVIDFGIASGVSNTRLTMTNVAVGTPAYMSPEQAKDSRSVTGASDVFSLGSTLVFAATGHAPFHGANPVETVFMLLREGPDLDGLPDELRPLIESCMQMEPAARPTPADLQAQLAPHLFGSGTDDSGTASAWLPERAVSLIEARRNGRPATQGGGARANAGAVPRPSVPPPPSHDPVIPGPAAPVPPPVPAPVPQPTGSPGTGPVRLPGAPVPIGPGPRVADMRATTVRAPAPESALAASWAKPRPGVNGADPAPAAPAAPPAPAAPPEGAAATGWRPWRFRMSNDVWGTPSVAGDLVYVTSFEVHALDVATGRRRFKTRDVAWSMAVADGRIHASDGPTLFALDAREGTDLWRLSTDAWVYSLKADRGAVVTGTRGGGVQAWEAATGRKLWEITGCQSDFESPEAGPAVHDGTVYVWQNGRLRALDAHGGEERWSYPIGDAASCGGVPVRLTAAPDGCVYVSAGTRVLALDVASGRVKWHFEAPAVFLSPPAFVPGPAVTGGGLYLADYLGTVYALDAADGRDRWRIATEARASVEPVLVAAGHVHVGSGKGLYTLDAVTGTPKWRFQAGGDIVGAPAVAEGRIHFGSTDHLLYTLKADDGRLRWKLATGGEITGSPVVKDGIVYACSKDRCVYALDAEKGTGTARTA, encoded by the coding sequence GTGGTGGATCAGCTGACGCAGCACGATCCGCGGCGGATCGGGCCGTTCGAGGTGCTGGGACGGCTGGGGGCCGGCGGCATGGGGCTGGTCTATCTGGCGCGTTCGGCGTCCGGCCGGCGCGTGGCGATCAAGACGGTCCGGACGGAGCTCGCCGAGGACCAGCTCTTCCGGGTCCGCTTCACCCGCGAGGTGGAGGCGGCCCGCGCGGTCTCCGGTTTCTACACGGCGGCCGTGGTCGACGCCGACCCCCGCGCGGCCGTGCCGTGGCTGGCCACCGCCTACGTGCCCGCCCCCTCCCTCGAAGAGATAGTGAACGAGTGCGGCCCGCTGCCGGCGCAGGCGGTGCGCTGGCTGGCGGCGGGCGTCGCGGAGGCGCTCCAGTCGATCCACGGCGCCGGGCTCGTCCACCGCGACCTGAAGCCGTCCAACGTCCTCGTCGTCGAGGACGGTCCCCGCGTGATCGACTTCGGCATCGCCTCCGGTGTGTCGAACACCCGTCTGACGATGACCAACGTCGCCGTCGGCACCCCCGCCTACATGTCGCCCGAACAGGCCAAGGACTCCCGCAGCGTCACCGGCGCCAGCGACGTGTTCTCCCTCGGCTCCACCCTGGTCTTCGCCGCCACCGGGCACGCCCCCTTCCACGGGGCCAACCCGGTGGAGACGGTGTTCATGCTGCTGCGCGAGGGGCCCGACCTGGACGGGCTCCCCGACGAGCTGCGCCCGCTGATCGAGTCCTGCATGCAGATGGAGCCGGCGGCCCGCCCCACCCCCGCCGACCTCCAGGCCCAGCTCGCGCCGCACCTGTTCGGTTCCGGCACCGACGACAGCGGTACGGCGTCGGCGTGGCTGCCCGAGCGGGCCGTCAGCCTGATCGAGGCCCGCCGCAACGGCCGCCCGGCGACCCAGGGCGGCGGCGCCCGCGCCAACGCGGGAGCGGTCCCGCGACCTTCCGTCCCGCCGCCGCCGTCCCACGACCCGGTGATCCCGGGGCCCGCCGCGCCCGTGCCGCCGCCCGTGCCCGCGCCGGTGCCGCAGCCCACCGGTTCCCCCGGCACCGGGCCGGTCCGGCTGCCCGGCGCGCCGGTGCCGATCGGCCCCGGCCCGCGCGTCGCCGACATGCGCGCCACGACCGTCCGGGCGCCCGCCCCGGAGTCCGCGCTGGCCGCGTCCTGGGCCAAGCCCCGCCCCGGCGTCAACGGCGCGGACCCGGCCCCCGCCGCCCCCGCCGCGCCGCCCGCCCCGGCGGCACCCCCCGAGGGGGCCGCGGCGACCGGCTGGCGCCCCTGGCGCTTCCGGATGTCCAACGACGTCTGGGGCACCCCCTCCGTCGCCGGCGATCTGGTCTACGTCACCTCCTTCGAGGTGCACGCCCTGGACGTGGCGACCGGGCGCCGCCGCTTCAAGACGCGGGACGTGGCCTGGTCGATGGCGGTCGCGGACGGCCGTATCCACGCCTCCGACGGCCCGACCCTCTTCGCCCTGGACGCCCGTGAGGGCACCGACCTGTGGCGCCTGTCCACCGACGCCTGGGTGTACTCCCTCAAGGCGGACCGGGGCGCGGTCGTCACCGGCACGCGCGGTGGCGGGGTGCAGGCGTGGGAGGCGGCGACCGGCCGGAAGCTGTGGGAGATCACCGGCTGCCAGAGCGACTTCGAGTCGCCGGAGGCCGGACCGGCCGTCCACGACGGCACGGTGTACGTGTGGCAGAACGGCCGCCTGCGCGCCCTGGACGCCCACGGCGGCGAGGAGCGCTGGTCGTACCCGATCGGTGACGCCGCCTCCTGCGGTGGTGTGCCGGTCCGCCTGACGGCGGCCCCGGACGGCTGCGTGTACGTCTCCGCGGGCACCCGCGTCCTCGCCCTGGACGTGGCGAGCGGGCGCGTCAAGTGGCACTTCGAGGCCCCGGCGGTCTTCCTCTCCCCGCCCGCCTTCGTCCCCGGCCCAGCCGTCACCGGCGGCGGCCTCTACCTGGCCGACTACCTGGGCACGGTCTACGCCCTGGACGCCGCCGACGGCCGCGACCGCTGGCGCATCGCCACCGAGGCCCGGGCGTCCGTGGAACCGGTGCTGGTCGCCGCGGGCCACGTCCACGTCGGCAGCGGCAAGGGCCTGTACACCCTGGACGCGGTCACCGGCACGCCCAAGTGGCGCTTCCAGGCGGGCGGCGACATCGTGGGCGCCCCCGCGGTGGCCGAGGGCCGTATCCACTTCGGCTCCACCGACCACCTGCTCTACACCCTGAAGGCCGACGACGGCCGGCTGCGCTGGAAGCTGGCGACGGGCGGCGAGATCACCGGTTCACCGGTGGTGAAGGACGGCATCGTGTACGCGTGCAGCAAGGACCGGTGCGTCTACGCGCTGGACGCGGAGAAGGGCACGGGGACGGCGCGCACGGCCTGA